ACCACCAATAACTACCGTAGCCAGAGGGCGTTCAACTTCGGCGCCGGCACTGGTTGAGACTGCCATGGGAATGAAACCAAGACTGGCGACCAGAGCTGTCGCCATGACCGGCCGGAAACGTTCTTCCGCGGCTTCATACGCGGCACGAGCAGCATTCAGGCCCGCCACGCGCAGCGAATTAATGGCGGTGATGAGTACCACGCCATTCAGAACCGCCACACCAAACAGCGCAATAAACCCGATCCCCGCGGAGACGCTGAATGGCAGGCCACGCAGAGCGAGGGCCAGGATGCCACCTGTCGCGGCAACTGGCAGATTGACGAAAACAAGTCCGGCCAGCCAGACGGAATTCAGCGCAATGACAAGCAGGGCAAAAATCAATACCAATGCGATCGGCACGACAACTCCCAGACGTGCCATGGCTGATTTCAGGTTCTGGAACTGACCCGCCCACACGATGCGATAACCGGAAGGCATGGTGATTTTTCTGCTGACTGCCTTCTGTGCTTCGGTAACAAAGGAGCTGAGGTCTCGTCCACGAACATTGGCCTGTACGATCAGACGACGGCGGATATTATCCCGGCTGATACGGGGAGGACCGTCCTGTACCGTGACCTCCGCGATTTCTGAAAGCAGGACCGCTCCTCGGCCATCGGCACGGCGTACCCTTAGGCGGGCAATCTGGTCACGTGTGCCTGCCTGGGCTGGATCGAAACGGACCTGCGTGCTGATCAGGGCGTTACCAACTGTTACGGGCCGTCCAATATGACCACCGACCGCTTCGACCACGTTCAGAAGTTCCTGCTGGGAAATACCCAGCCGTGCCGCCTTTCGACGATTAATGTCGATATGGACGAAAGAAACGGTACCATCTCCCTGTGGAGCCACGTCGGCCGCACCGGGAATGGTTTTCATGATACTTGCTACCCTGTCCCCCAGACGCGCCAGCGTAGCGAGATCATCCCCATAGATCGAAACGGCAATCTGGGTCCTGACACCGGACAGGAGGTCATCCATCCGCATCTGCACCGGCTGGCTCCATGACTGCTCCATTCCAGGCAGTTCAGTGCCCAGCACCTGACTCATCGCCGTAACGAGCCCCTCCTGCGTATGCGCCGTGGTCCACTGTGATGGTGGCCTCAGAAAAATGAAACTGTCTGTCTCGTTAACGCCCATCGGATCAGTCGGAATGGCTGATGTTCCTGTATTGCTCACAACGCTGGTGACCTCGGGAAAGCGACGCAGGATACGCTCCTGAAGGTTGACCTCCTTCAAGGCCTCGGGCAGCGAAATGCTGGGCAGTCGTGTCGTAGTTACCGTCAGGGCCCCTTCGTCGAGAGACGGAATGAACTCGCCACCCAGATGCAGACCGATCCAGACAGAAAAAGCAAAAATCGCGAAAGTTGTGCCAAACAGGGTCCGTGGTCGGTTTTCACACCAGTTAAGCACAGGACCATAACCACGACGAAGAAAAGCAACCAGACGGGTATCGTCATGATGGCTTGCAGACCTCATCGCCAAAGCCGCAATCACCGGTATCCCGACAACACAGTAAAACAGAGAGGCCAACAGCGCCATGATGACCGTCTGCGCCATGGGGCGGAACATTTTGCCTTCGATATCCTGCAATGTCAGGATCGGCAGGTAGACCATCACAATGACAAGAATGCCGAAACTTACGGGACGGAGTACTTCGGTTGCTGCTGAGACTGCGAGGGAAGCCAGCGGTGTAGTCTGTCCACTGGCCCGGTCACGCGCACGATGGGTCATGAGATTTTCGACCACGACGAGGGAACTATCGACGATCATGCCGAAGTCGATGGCGCCGAGACTGAGCAGATTGGCGGAAATTCCGAACCAGCGCATTCCAGTCATGGCACAGACGAGCGCAAACGGGATGACAGACGCGATAACCAGGGACGCCCGCCAGTCACCGATCACCACGATCAGAACACTGATGACCAGGAGTGCTCCAACGACAAGATTTTCCTTCACGGTCCTGATGGTGCTGTCTGTCAGCGTCGAACGCAAATAATAAGGGTCAAGCGTCACACCTTTAGGGAGAGATTGACGAATGCCGGGAAGTGCTGCTTCGATGGCAGCTAAGGTGGTGTCGGAACTCGCTCCCATGCGCATCATGATGACGCCAATGACAACCTCGCCCTGACCATCACGCGTGACGGCACCAAGTCGTGTTCTCGGTCCCATGGAAATGTGCCCGACATCCCGCAGAAAAATGGCGGAACCGTTGGTGTTGGTCCGGACGGGAATGGACCCAAAGTCATCAAGTGAACCGATCAGGCCGCGTCCGACAACGATTTGCTGTTCTTCACCATGCTCAATCCATCCACCTCCTGATGCGGAGTTATTGCCATCCACCGCCCGGAAGACGTCATCAACTGACACACCCAGTGCCATAAGGCGGGCCTGATCGAGAGCGACCTGAAATGTCTGTTCGGCACCGCCGTTCACGTTGACGTCCACGACGCCCGGAACCAGTTTCAACTGCGGCGCGACAGTCCATGTCATCAGACGGTTCAGATCCATCAGCGAATAACCGTCACCTTTGATCTGCAACTGCATGATTTCACCAAGGCCTGTTGCCAGAGGCCCGATGTTCACGCTGACTCCCGGCACAGATATCGTGCCTCTGGCCTGCTGAATCCGTTCTTCCACACGGGCACGGTCAAGATTGATGTCCGTCTCATCCGCGAACTGGATGTAAACGACCGAGACTCCTGAACGGGAGACCGACCGGAGATCTGTCATCTCCGGGATGCCGGCCATGCTGGCCTCGATCGGAAAGGTGATCAGCCGTTCGACTTCTTCCGTGGCGAGGCCCGGAGCAACAACAGAAACGAGCACCTGCCGGGGCGAAATGTCGGGCACGGCTTCCACGGGAAGGCCACGCACGATCACACACCCGGCGATGAACGTCAGGCAGATTACCCCAAGGACCAGCCAGCGTCGGGTCTGCAGGGCGGAGAGAACGCTACGCATGACGCTCTCAGTCTCCATCATTCATATCTGACACCAGCATCACCGCCTTCAGGGCGAATGCGCCTTGCGTTACGATCCGCTCACCTGCGGAGAGGCCAGAGGTAATGACTTTCTGTCCATTGCCCGTAACACCAACATGCACGTCCTGTGCTCGAAACCGGTTTGGACTCACCGACACAAACACAGTGCTTACGCCGTTGATTTCTGTGACAGCGTTCTCCGGCACAATGATGCCTGCCGTCTTTTCGCGTGTTGGCAGATGGGTATTGAGGAACATGCCTGGATGAAGACTGCCATCTGGATTGGGGGCCGTGCTTATGACGCGGACGAGGCCTGTGACCGGATCCGCCATACTCCCTACCGAAGTTATTTTCGATTTCAGTAATGTCGTCCCTGTGTCCGATGTAAGTTCGGTGGTCTGCTCGCCGCCCTGGATCACCTGAGCAGCATCCTGAGGCAGGATGTCAGAAACAATCCATACCGAGGACATGTCTGTCAGACCCATCAGTTCCGTCGCAGGGGAAATGTCGTCGGCCACACCAACGAACACGCTCTGTACTTCAGCTGTGGTCGGCGCAATGATTGACGATGTCTCATCCAGCGGACCGGTCTGGGCTTTATCTGATTCCGTAACGGAGTTGTATTCTTCTTCAAGTTGATGCTTCAGCGTATCGACATCAGCCTGTCGAGCTATAACGTCGTCTTTTGCTGCCTGGAATACGGCCAGGCGACGCCTGGTCTCTCCTGCTGCGACTGTTGTGCCTTCCAGTTCATACCCCCGGTGGTAGGCTGACGACGCATTCTGAGAGGCCGCATACGCTGTCGCCAGTGCCGCCTGCGCTCTTGTCATTTCAAGGCGGACCAGGTGTAATGAATGATCCTGATAGGTAAGAAGCGTCTCTCCTTTGTGCACATGCTGACCAGGTACCACAGCAACATTCAGAACTTTACCGGACCCTGCCGGGTGAATACGGACGACATGCCCCGCCTCGGCTGTGACGGTTCCCATTGCATCCAGATTTTTTGCGAGTGTACCATTCCTTGCGATCGAGATGACCAGAGCAGAGTTCTTCTGCGCCGCCTCCCCCATTACGACAGTCGGCGCACTGTCGGCGGCTCGTGCAGGCGACTCAGTAATGCGAAAAATAATCATGACACAGAGTAAATATTTCCAGTATTTCATGGAGGCAGATGAAATAGTCACTGGAATTCTCCTGCTGCGATCAATGTTCGTATGATGGCGGCGTGCCAGGCAACTTCCGCCTGATTACGGAGCTGCAAAGCACTGCTGGCAGCGGATCTGGCTCGTAGCAGTTCGACCAATGATGTCTCACCGACCTGCCATGATCGATTCATCTCATTTGCGCGACTGTTCATACTCTCAGCGGACAGAACAGAATTTCTGAACATGTCTTTCGTGGCCGTCAGATGAGAAAAAACCTGAGCGAGTTCCTGCCTGACATTGCGGCGGGCCTGCTGCTCCTGATTGATAGCCGCAGCCAACTTGTTGCGGGCGTCCGTTTCCATGGGGACGTTGCGGACATCGCTGGGAAGCGGGATGGAAACTGTTACCCCCACGCGGTCGTCCCACGGGCTGCCATACTGTTTTTCGTGAATTGCAGCGACGCCAACTTCGGGGTTCGGCATGAAGGAGGCTCTGGCGAGATGCACGCCAGCTTCCGCTGTATGCACGGCCTGACGGGCGGCTCTGACGCGAGGATCATTATTTTCGAGAGATTCGGCAGAGAAGAGTCCGTCATGCGCTAACGCCACATTGTCAAATGAGAGGATATCGGGGACGGCCGGGCGACCCAGCAAGATACGAAGCGCTGAGGTCGCTGTCTCGACCTGCTCTTCGGACTGGGAATATTCATTGGCTGCATTCGCGATTTCAGAAGCGATGATCTGCTGATCGGCAAGCGTCATCTCTCCGATGTGCTTTCCACGGATTACAGAGGCCCGGATTTTTTCCAGTGTGTCTTTCTGGATGCGTGCGATTGCCAGTCGGCGCTGAGCCATAACGACGTTGGCTGATGTATCCAGAACTCTCATGGCCACCGCCATTCGCGCCACATGCAGCCGTTCCTGGATGGTAAGCGCTTCTGCTCTCGCAACTCCCACAGTTGCGCTACCTTGTCCCGGCAGCCAGAGCGGTACAGACACGCCTCCCTGATAGGTTGTGTATCCTTCGTTACTACCTATGGCATGATCATCGAAATACTGGCCCGAGACAGTCGGGCCGCCGGCAAACCAGGAACCGGCTGCCTCGGCCCGTGCTGCTGCTGAGCGATAGTTTGTATTCAGTTCAGTCCGACCGGGATCGACAGCCCAGGCCGCTTCAACGGCTTGGGCAAACGGGATACTTCCTGCTTTTGCAACTGAAAATGGAACAGAAGAAAGCAAGATAACCAATACATAATATATATATGGCGTTTCCATATAATGGATTATTTTATTTAATGCGTAATACAAATAAAGATAATAACCATCACGATACCGCATAAAATAATGCCCCCCGTACGTATTATCATGCAAAAGAAACTGCGACATGATTGATATCATACCAGATGAAGCTGACAGCTCC
This window of the Kozakia baliensis genome carries:
- a CDS encoding efflux RND transporter permease subunit encodes the protein MRSVLSALQTRRWLVLGVICLTFIAGCVIVRGLPVEAVPDISPRQVLVSVVAPGLATEEVERLITFPIEASMAGIPEMTDLRSVSRSGVSVVYIQFADETDINLDRARVEERIQQARGTISVPGVSVNIGPLATGLGEIMQLQIKGDGYSLMDLNRLMTWTVAPQLKLVPGVVDVNVNGGAEQTFQVALDQARLMALGVSVDDVFRAVDGNNSASGGGWIEHGEEQQIVVGRGLIGSLDDFGSIPVRTNTNGSAIFLRDVGHISMGPRTRLGAVTRDGQGEVVIGVIMMRMGASSDTTLAAIEAALPGIRQSLPKGVTLDPYYLRSTLTDSTIRTVKENLVVGALLVISVLIVVIGDWRASLVIASVIPFALVCAMTGMRWFGISANLLSLGAIDFGMIVDSSLVVVENLMTHRARDRASGQTTPLASLAVSAATEVLRPVSFGILVIVMVYLPILTLQDIEGKMFRPMAQTVIMALLASLFYCVVGIPVIAALAMRSASHHDDTRLVAFLRRGYGPVLNWCENRPRTLFGTTFAIFAFSVWIGLHLGGEFIPSLDEGALTVTTTRLPSISLPEALKEVNLQERILRRFPEVTSVVSNTGTSAIPTDPMGVNETDSFIFLRPPSQWTTAHTQEGLVTAMSQVLGTELPGMEQSWSQPVQMRMDDLLSGVRTQIAVSIYGDDLATLARLGDRVASIMKTIPGAADVAPQGDGTVSFVHIDINRRKAARLGISQQELLNVVEAVGGHIGRPVTVGNALISTQVRFDPAQAGTRDQIARLRVRRADGRGAVLLSEIAEVTVQDGPPRISRDNIRRRLIVQANVRGRDLSSFVTEAQKAVSRKITMPSGYRIVWAGQFQNLKSAMARLGVVVPIALVLIFALLVIALNSVWLAGLVFVNLPVAATGGILALALRGLPFSVSAGIGFIALFGVAVLNGVVLITAINSLRVAGLNAARAAYEAAEERFRPVMATALVASLGFIPMAVSTSAGAEVERPLATVVIGGLISSTLLTLLVLPSLYARIMKNRIA
- a CDS encoding efflux RND transporter periplasmic adaptor subunit gives rise to the protein MTISSASMKYWKYLLCVMIIFRITESPARAADSAPTVVMGEAAQKNSALVISIARNGTLAKNLDAMGTVTAEAGHVVRIHPAGSGKVLNVAVVPGQHVHKGETLLTYQDHSLHLVRLEMTRAQAALATAYAASQNASSAYHRGYELEGTTVAAGETRRRLAVFQAAKDDVIARQADVDTLKHQLEEEYNSVTESDKAQTGPLDETSSIIAPTTAEVQSVFVGVADDISPATELMGLTDMSSVWIVSDILPQDAAQVIQGGEQTTELTSDTGTTLLKSKITSVGSMADPVTGLVRVISTAPNPDGSLHPGMFLNTHLPTREKTAGIIVPENAVTEINGVSTVFVSVSPNRFRAQDVHVGVTGNGQKVITSGLSAGERIVTQGAFALKAVMLVSDMNDGD
- a CDS encoding TolC family protein translates to MSQFLLHDNTYGGHYFMRYRDGYYLYLYYALNKIIHYMETPYIYYVLVILLSSVPFSVAKAGSIPFAQAVEAAWAVDPGRTELNTNYRSAAARAEAAGSWFAGGPTVSGQYFDDHAIGSNEGYTTYQGGVSVPLWLPGQGSATVGVARAEALTIQERLHVARMAVAMRVLDTSANVVMAQRRLAIARIQKDTLEKIRASVIRGKHIGEMTLADQQIIASEIANAANEYSQSEEQVETATSALRILLGRPAVPDILSFDNVALAHDGLFSAESLENNDPRVRAARQAVHTAEAGVHLARASFMPNPEVGVAAIHEKQYGSPWDDRVGVTVSIPLPSDVRNVPMETDARNKLAAAINQEQQARRNVRQELAQVFSHLTATKDMFRNSVLSAESMNSRANEMNRSWQVGETSLVELLRARSAASSALQLRNQAEVAWHAAIIRTLIAAGEFQ